Proteins encoded together in one Capricornis sumatraensis isolate serow.1 chromosome 3, serow.2, whole genome shotgun sequence window:
- the CATIP gene encoding ciliogenesis-associated TTC17-interacting protein — MSSKVQSKGSAMSASPLSIVSKAKDHQPSTQENLPPPEANAEAIHFLNSLRQEELLLLFFSETLVMVSDTGEPQGELTIEVQRGKYKDQSGVITYFPFVHASSRGFVDKTLCGSSLLAYLSWKLEVVEQQSQEFIKFHILPMEQKTNLLKQDDQLAMTRMVKEGEEVKTEVTFFPRPSIEGFVSQAANLVLLRVMAWRHTVPSNARFLALDTEGKLCYSTYQALGSQTIQVGHQQVEVFIVEQTVHSEQGIPMSCQFYLLSDGHLAKRIQVGSPGCCMITKVPVLREEDDIEPRPAFKKKPLVWEEDLELYSRFLDRKEELRISHNSYLRQHPEAQALISDFLLFLLLRQPVDVVTFAAEYFGPFAKRRPPTPALRSSNRPSPFRELEPERSEA, encoded by the exons ATGTCCTCTAAAGTTCAATCCAAAGG ATCTGCCATGTCAgcctctcctctctccatagTCTCCAAAGCCAAGGACCACCAACCCTCAACCCAGGAGAATCTGCCACCCCCAGAGGCCAACGCTGAGGCCATCCACTTCCTCAACTCCCTTC GGcaggaggagctgctgctgctgttcttcTCAGAGACTCTGGTCATGGTCTCGGACACAGGGGAGCCTCAGGGAGAGCTGACCATTGAGGTGCAGAGAGGGAAATACAAAGACCAATCTGGTGTCATAACGTACTTCCCCTTCGTGCACGCCTCCAGCCGAGGCTTCGTGGACAAAACACTCTGCGGAAGCTCCCTTCTGG cctATCTCTCGTGGAAACTGGAGGTTGTGGAACAACAGAGTCAGGAGTTCATCAAG TTCCACATTCTCCCCATGGAACAGAAGACGAATTTGCTGAAGCAGGATGATCAGCTGGCCATGACCAGAATGGTCAAGGAGGGTGAG GAAGTGAAGACCGAAGTGACTTTCTTCCCTAGGCCCTCCATTGAGGGCTTCGTCTCCCAGGCCGCTAACCTGGTGTTGCTGAGGGTGATGGCCTGGCGTCACACGGTGCCCAGCAATGCTCGTTTCCTGGCCTTGGACACTGAAGGCAAACTCTGCTATTCTACCTAC cAAGCCCTGGGCTCCCAGACAATCCAGGTGGGCCATCAGCAGGTGGAAGTGTTCATTGTGGAGCAGACGGTACACTCAGAACAAGGCATCCCCATGTCCTGCCAGTTTTACCTGCTCTCTGATGG GCACCTGGCCAAGAGGATCCAGGTGGGCTCCCCCGGGTGCTGCATGATCACCAAGGTGCCCGTATTGAGGGAAGAGG ATGATATTGAGCCTCGCCCAGCATTTAAGAAGAAGCCCCTGGTGTGGGAGGAGGACCTGGAGCTCTACTCGCGGTTCCTGGACCGCAAG GAGGAGCTCCGTATCAGCCACAACAGCTATCTACGGCAGCACCCCGAGGCCCAGGCTCTCATCTCCGACTTCctgctcttcctgctgctgcGCCAGCCGGTCGACGTGGTCACCTTCGCCGCCGAGTACTTCGGCCCCTTCGCCAAGAGACGCCCGCCCACCCCAGCCTTGCGCTCCTCCAACCGGCCCAGCCCTTTCCGCGAGCTGGAGCCGGAGCGCAGCGAGGCCTAG
- the CTDSP1 gene encoding carboxy-terminal domain RNA polymerase II polypeptide A small phosphatase 1 isoform X3, whose amino-acid sequence MDSSAVITQISKEEARSPLRSKGDQKSAASQKPRSRGILHSLFCCVCRDDGEALPAHSGAPLLVEENGAVPKAPVQYLLPEAKAQDSDKICVVIDLDETLVHSSFKPVNNADFIIPVEIDGVVHQVYVLKRPHVDEFLQRMGELFECVLFTASLAKYADPVADLLDKWGAFRARLFRESCVFHRGNYVKDLSRLGRDLRRVLILDNSPASYVFHPDNAVPVASWFDNMSDTELHDLLPFFEQLSRVDDVYSVLRQPRPGS is encoded by the exons ATGGACAGCTCGGCAGTCATTACTCAGATCAGCAAGGAGGAAGCGCGGAGCCCGCTACGGAGCAAAG GTGACCAGAAGTCAGCAGCCTCTCAGAAGCCCCGGAGCCGGGGCATCCTCCACTCGCTCTTCTGCTGTGTCTGCCGGGATGACGGGGAGGCCCTGCCCGCCCACAGTGGGGCACCCCTGCTCGTGGAGGAGAATGGTGCCGTCCCCAAG GCCCCAGTCCAGTACCTGCTCCCTGAGGCCAAAGCCCAGGACTCGGACAAGATCTGCGTGGTCATCGACCTGGACGAGACCCTGGTGCACAGTTCCTTCAAG CCAGTGAACAATGCTGACTTCATCATTCCTGTGGAGATTGATGGGGTGGTCCAccag GTCTACGTGCTGAAGCGGCCCCACGTCGATGAGTTCCTGCAGCGGATGGGTGAGCTCTTCGAATGCGTGCTGTTCACCGCCAGCCTGGCCAAG taCGCAGACCCCGTAGCTGACCTGTTGGACAAGTGGGGGGCCTTCCGGGCGCGGCTGTTTCGGGAGTCGTGTGTCTTCCACCGGGGGAACTACGTGAAGGACCTAAGCCGACTGGGCCGAGACCTGCGTCGGGTGCTCATCCTGGACAACTCGCCCGCCTCCTATGTCTTCCATCCAGATAATGCC GTACCGGTGGCCTCGTGGTTCGACAACATGAGTGACACGGAGCTCCACGACCTCCTGCCCTTCTTCGAGCAGCTCAGCCGTGTGGACGACGTGTACTCAGTGCTCAGGCAGCCTCGGCCGGGCAGCTAG
- the CTDSP1 gene encoding carboxy-terminal domain RNA polymerase II polypeptide A small phosphatase 1 isoform X6, with amino-acid sequence MDSSAVITQISKEEARSPLRSKGDQKSAASQKPRSRGILHSLFCCVCRDDGEALPAHSGAPLLVEENGAVPKPVNNADFIIPVEIDGVVHQVYVLKRPHVDEFLQRMGELFECVLFTASLAKYADPVADLLDKWGAFRARLFRESCVFHRGNYVKDLSRLGRDLRRVLILDNSPASYVFHPDNAVPVASWFDNMSDTELHDLLPFFEQLSRVDDVYSVLRQPRPGS; translated from the exons ATGGACAGCTCGGCAGTCATTACTCAGATCAGCAAGGAGGAAGCGCGGAGCCCGCTACGGAGCAAAG GTGACCAGAAGTCAGCAGCCTCTCAGAAGCCCCGGAGCCGGGGCATCCTCCACTCGCTCTTCTGCTGTGTCTGCCGGGATGACGGGGAGGCCCTGCCCGCCCACAGTGGGGCACCCCTGCTCGTGGAGGAGAATGGTGCCGTCCCCAAG CCAGTGAACAATGCTGACTTCATCATTCCTGTGGAGATTGATGGGGTGGTCCAccag GTCTACGTGCTGAAGCGGCCCCACGTCGATGAGTTCCTGCAGCGGATGGGTGAGCTCTTCGAATGCGTGCTGTTCACCGCCAGCCTGGCCAAG taCGCAGACCCCGTAGCTGACCTGTTGGACAAGTGGGGGGCCTTCCGGGCGCGGCTGTTTCGGGAGTCGTGTGTCTTCCACCGGGGGAACTACGTGAAGGACCTAAGCCGACTGGGCCGAGACCTGCGTCGGGTGCTCATCCTGGACAACTCGCCCGCCTCCTATGTCTTCCATCCAGATAATGCC GTACCGGTGGCCTCGTGGTTCGACAACATGAGTGACACGGAGCTCCACGACCTCCTGCCCTTCTTCGAGCAGCTCAGCCGTGTGGACGACGTGTACTCAGTGCTCAGGCAGCCTCGGCCGGGCAGCTAG
- the CTDSP1 gene encoding carboxy-terminal domain RNA polymerase II polypeptide A small phosphatase 1 isoform X1, with translation MDSSAVITQISKEEARSPLRSKGDQKSAASQKPRSRGILHSLFCCVCRDDGEALPAHSGAPLLVEENGAVPKQAPVQYLLPEAKAQDSDKICVVIDLDETLVHSSFKPVNNADFIIPVEIDGVVHQSPHWPTPQVYVLKRPHVDEFLQRMGELFECVLFTASLAKYADPVADLLDKWGAFRARLFRESCVFHRGNYVKDLSRLGRDLRRVLILDNSPASYVFHPDNAVPVASWFDNMSDTELHDLLPFFEQLSRVDDVYSVLRQPRPGS, from the exons ATGGACAGCTCGGCAGTCATTACTCAGATCAGCAAGGAGGAAGCGCGGAGCCCGCTACGGAGCAAAG GTGACCAGAAGTCAGCAGCCTCTCAGAAGCCCCGGAGCCGGGGCATCCTCCACTCGCTCTTCTGCTGTGTCTGCCGGGATGACGGGGAGGCCCTGCCCGCCCACAGTGGGGCACCCCTGCTCGTGGAGGAGAATGGTGCCGTCCCCAAG CAGGCCCCAGTCCAGTACCTGCTCCCTGAGGCCAAAGCCCAGGACTCGGACAAGATCTGCGTGGTCATCGACCTGGACGAGACCCTGGTGCACAGTTCCTTCAAG CCAGTGAACAATGCTGACTTCATCATTCCTGTGGAGATTGATGGGGTGGTCCAccag TCCCCTCACTGGCCCACCCCCCAGGTCTACGTGCTGAAGCGGCCCCACGTCGATGAGTTCCTGCAGCGGATGGGTGAGCTCTTCGAATGCGTGCTGTTCACCGCCAGCCTGGCCAAG taCGCAGACCCCGTAGCTGACCTGTTGGACAAGTGGGGGGCCTTCCGGGCGCGGCTGTTTCGGGAGTCGTGTGTCTTCCACCGGGGGAACTACGTGAAGGACCTAAGCCGACTGGGCCGAGACCTGCGTCGGGTGCTCATCCTGGACAACTCGCCCGCCTCCTATGTCTTCCATCCAGATAATGCC GTACCGGTGGCCTCGTGGTTCGACAACATGAGTGACACGGAGCTCCACGACCTCCTGCCCTTCTTCGAGCAGCTCAGCCGTGTGGACGACGTGTACTCAGTGCTCAGGCAGCCTCGGCCGGGCAGCTAG
- the CTDSP1 gene encoding carboxy-terminal domain RNA polymerase II polypeptide A small phosphatase 1 isoform X4: protein MDSSAVITQISKEEARSPLRSKGDQKSAASQKPRSRGILHSLFCCVCRDDGEALPAHSGAPLLVEENGAVPKQAPVQYLLPEAKAQDSDKICVVIDLDETLVHSSFKVYVLKRPHVDEFLQRMGELFECVLFTASLAKYADPVADLLDKWGAFRARLFRESCVFHRGNYVKDLSRLGRDLRRVLILDNSPASYVFHPDNAVPVASWFDNMSDTELHDLLPFFEQLSRVDDVYSVLRQPRPGS from the exons ATGGACAGCTCGGCAGTCATTACTCAGATCAGCAAGGAGGAAGCGCGGAGCCCGCTACGGAGCAAAG GTGACCAGAAGTCAGCAGCCTCTCAGAAGCCCCGGAGCCGGGGCATCCTCCACTCGCTCTTCTGCTGTGTCTGCCGGGATGACGGGGAGGCCCTGCCCGCCCACAGTGGGGCACCCCTGCTCGTGGAGGAGAATGGTGCCGTCCCCAAG CAGGCCCCAGTCCAGTACCTGCTCCCTGAGGCCAAAGCCCAGGACTCGGACAAGATCTGCGTGGTCATCGACCTGGACGAGACCCTGGTGCACAGTTCCTTCAAG GTCTACGTGCTGAAGCGGCCCCACGTCGATGAGTTCCTGCAGCGGATGGGTGAGCTCTTCGAATGCGTGCTGTTCACCGCCAGCCTGGCCAAG taCGCAGACCCCGTAGCTGACCTGTTGGACAAGTGGGGGGCCTTCCGGGCGCGGCTGTTTCGGGAGTCGTGTGTCTTCCACCGGGGGAACTACGTGAAGGACCTAAGCCGACTGGGCCGAGACCTGCGTCGGGTGCTCATCCTGGACAACTCGCCCGCCTCCTATGTCTTCCATCCAGATAATGCC GTACCGGTGGCCTCGTGGTTCGACAACATGAGTGACACGGAGCTCCACGACCTCCTGCCCTTCTTCGAGCAGCTCAGCCGTGTGGACGACGTGTACTCAGTGCTCAGGCAGCCTCGGCCGGGCAGCTAG
- the SLC11A1 gene encoding natural resistance-associated macrophage protein 1 isoform X2 gives MSIAFLDPGNIESDLQAGAVAGFKLLWVLLWATVLGLLCQRLAARLGVVTGKDLGEICHLYYPKVPRTLLWLTIELAIVGSDMQEVIGTAIAFSLLSAGRIPLWGGVLITIVDTFFFLFLDNYGLRKLEAFFGFLITIMALTFGYEYVVARPAQGALLQGLFLPSCPGCGQPELLQAVGIVGAIIMPHNIYLHSSLVKSREVDRSRRADIREANMYFLIEATIALSVSFFINLFVMAVFGQAFYKQTNQAAFNICANSSLHDYATIFPRDNLTVAVDIYQGGVILGCLFGPAALYIWAVGLLAAGQSSTMTGTYAGQFVMEGFLKLRWSRFARVLLTRSCAILPTVLLAVFRDLQDLSGLNDLLNVLQSLLLPFAVLPILTFTSMPALMQEFANGLVSKITTSSIMVLVCAVNLYFVISYVPSLPHPAYFSLVALLAAAYLGLTTYLVWTCLITQGATRLAHSSHHRFLYGLPGEDQEVGRTSG, from the exons ATGAGCATAGCATTCCTGGACCCAGGAAACATCGAGTCGGATCTTCAGGCTGGGGCTGTGGCTGGATTCAAA CTGCTCTGGGTGCTGCTGTGGGCCACAGTGTTGGGCTTGCTCTGCCAGCGACTGGCTGCCCGGCTGGGCGTGGTGACAGGGAAGGACTTGGGCGAGATCTGCCATCTCTACTACCCTAAG GTGCCCCGCACTCTCCTCTGGCTGACCATCGAGCTAGCCATCGTGGGCTCAGACATGCAGGAAGTCATTGGCACAGCTATTGCATTCAGTCTGCTCTCAGCCGGACG AATCCCACTCTGGGGTGGTGTCCTCATCACCATCGTGGacactttcttcttcctcttcctcgaTAACTACG GGTTGCGGAAGCTGGAagccttttttggatttcttattACCATAATGGCCTTGACCTTCGGCTATGAG TACGTGGTGGCTCGGCCTGCTCAGGGAGCACTGCTTCAGGGCCTGTTCCTGCCCTCGTGCCCAGGCTGTGGCCAGCCCGAGCTGCTGCAGGCCGTGGGCATCGTTGGCGCCATCATCATGCCCCACAACATCTACCTGCATTCCTCCCTAGTCAAG TCTCGAGAGGTAGACCGGTCCCGGCGGGCGGACATCCGAGAAGCCAACATGTACTTCCTGATTGAAGCCACCATCGCCCTGTCTGTCTCCTTCTTCATCAACCTCTTTGTCATGGCTGTCTTTGGGCAAGCCTTCTACAAGCAAACCAACCAGGCTGCG TTCAACATCTGTGCCAACAGCAGCCTCCACGACTACGCGACGATCTTTCCCAGGGACAACCTGACAGTGGCCGTGGACAtttaccaagga GGCGTGATCCTGGGCTGCCTCTTTGGCCCTGCAGCCCTGTACATCTGGGCCGTGGGTCTCCTGGCTGCTGGGCAGAGCTCCACCATGACCGGCACCTACGCGGGACAGTTTGTGATGGAG GGCTTTCTGAAGCTGCGGTGGTCACGCTTCGCCCGAGTCCTGCTCACTCGCTCCTGTGCCATCCTGCCCACTGTGCTCCTGGCTGTCTTCAGGGACCTGCAGGACCTGTCAGGCCTCAACGACCTGCTCAACGTGCTGCAGAGCCTGCTG CTTCCGTTCGCTGTGTTGCCCATCCTCACCTTCACCAGCATGCCCGCCCTGATGCAGGAGTTTGCCAACGGCCT GGTGAGCAAAATTACCACTTCCTCCATCATGGTGCTGGTCTGTGCCGTCAACCTTTACTTCGTGATCAGCTACGTGCCCAGCCTCCCCCACCCTGCCTACTTCAGCCTTGTAGCACTGCTGGCCGCAGCCTACCTGGGCCTCACCACTTACCTG GTCTGGACCTGTCTCATCACCCAGGGAGCCACTCGTCTGGCCCACAGTTCCCACCACCGCTTTCTGTATGGGCTTCCTGGAGAGGATCAGGAGGTGGGGAGGACCTCGGGATGA
- the SLC11A1 gene encoding natural resistance-associated macrophage protein 1 isoform X1, whose translation MPVRGCPARQPLSAQRVPESAVLMSGDTGTPNQGGTRYGSISSPPSLGPQQAPPGGTYLSEKIPIPDTESGAFSLRKLWAFTGPGFLMSIAFLDPGNIESDLQAGAVAGFKLLWVLLWATVLGLLCQRLAARLGVVTGKDLGEICHLYYPKVPRTLLWLTIELAIVGSDMQEVIGTAIAFSLLSAGRIPLWGGVLITIVDTFFFLFLDNYGLRKLEAFFGFLITIMALTFGYEYVVARPAQGALLQGLFLPSCPGCGQPELLQAVGIVGAIIMPHNIYLHSSLVKSREVDRSRRADIREANMYFLIEATIALSVSFFINLFVMAVFGQAFYKQTNQAAFNICANSSLHDYATIFPRDNLTVAVDIYQGGVILGCLFGPAALYIWAVGLLAAGQSSTMTGTYAGQFVMEGFLKLRWSRFARVLLTRSCAILPTVLLAVFRDLQDLSGLNDLLNVLQSLLLPFAVLPILTFTSMPALMQEFANGLVSKITTSSIMVLVCAVNLYFVISYVPSLPHPAYFSLVALLAAAYLGLTTYLVWTCLITQGATRLAHSSHHRFLYGLPGEDQEVGRTSG comes from the exons ATGCCCGTGAGGGGCTGCCCGGCACGCCAGCCACTGAGTGCACAGAGAGTGCCCGAGTCTGCGGTCCTCATGTCAG GTGACACGGGTACCCCAAACCAGGGAGGGACCAGATATGGCTCCATCTCCAGCCCACCCAGTCTAGGGCCACAGCAAGCACCTCCCGGAGGGACCTACCTAAGTGAGAAGATCCCCATTCCGGATACAGAATCG GGTGCATTCAGCCTGCGGAAGCTGTGGGCCTTCACAGGGCCTGGATTCCTCATGAGCATAGCATTCCTGGACCCAGGAAACATCGAGTCGGATCTTCAGGCTGGGGCTGTGGCTGGATTCAAA CTGCTCTGGGTGCTGCTGTGGGCCACAGTGTTGGGCTTGCTCTGCCAGCGACTGGCTGCCCGGCTGGGCGTGGTGACAGGGAAGGACTTGGGCGAGATCTGCCATCTCTACTACCCTAAG GTGCCCCGCACTCTCCTCTGGCTGACCATCGAGCTAGCCATCGTGGGCTCAGACATGCAGGAAGTCATTGGCACAGCTATTGCATTCAGTCTGCTCTCAGCCGGACG AATCCCACTCTGGGGTGGTGTCCTCATCACCATCGTGGacactttcttcttcctcttcctcgaTAACTACG GGTTGCGGAAGCTGGAagccttttttggatttcttattACCATAATGGCCTTGACCTTCGGCTATGAG TACGTGGTGGCTCGGCCTGCTCAGGGAGCACTGCTTCAGGGCCTGTTCCTGCCCTCGTGCCCAGGCTGTGGCCAGCCCGAGCTGCTGCAGGCCGTGGGCATCGTTGGCGCCATCATCATGCCCCACAACATCTACCTGCATTCCTCCCTAGTCAAG TCTCGAGAGGTAGACCGGTCCCGGCGGGCGGACATCCGAGAAGCCAACATGTACTTCCTGATTGAAGCCACCATCGCCCTGTCTGTCTCCTTCTTCATCAACCTCTTTGTCATGGCTGTCTTTGGGCAAGCCTTCTACAAGCAAACCAACCAGGCTGCG TTCAACATCTGTGCCAACAGCAGCCTCCACGACTACGCGACGATCTTTCCCAGGGACAACCTGACAGTGGCCGTGGACAtttaccaagga GGCGTGATCCTGGGCTGCCTCTTTGGCCCTGCAGCCCTGTACATCTGGGCCGTGGGTCTCCTGGCTGCTGGGCAGAGCTCCACCATGACCGGCACCTACGCGGGACAGTTTGTGATGGAG GGCTTTCTGAAGCTGCGGTGGTCACGCTTCGCCCGAGTCCTGCTCACTCGCTCCTGTGCCATCCTGCCCACTGTGCTCCTGGCTGTCTTCAGGGACCTGCAGGACCTGTCAGGCCTCAACGACCTGCTCAACGTGCTGCAGAGCCTGCTG CTTCCGTTCGCTGTGTTGCCCATCCTCACCTTCACCAGCATGCCCGCCCTGATGCAGGAGTTTGCCAACGGCCT GGTGAGCAAAATTACCACTTCCTCCATCATGGTGCTGGTCTGTGCCGTCAACCTTTACTTCGTGATCAGCTACGTGCCCAGCCTCCCCCACCCTGCCTACTTCAGCCTTGTAGCACTGCTGGCCGCAGCCTACCTGGGCCTCACCACTTACCTG GTCTGGACCTGTCTCATCACCCAGGGAGCCACTCGTCTGGCCCACAGTTCCCACCACCGCTTTCTGTATGGGCTTCCTGGAGAGGATCAGGAGGTGGGGAGGACCTCGGGATGA
- the CTDSP1 gene encoding carboxy-terminal domain RNA polymerase II polypeptide A small phosphatase 1 isoform X5, translating into MDSSAVITQISKEEARSPLRSKGDQKSAASQKPRSRGILHSLFCCVCRDDGEALPAHSGAPLLVEENGAVPKAPVQYLLPEAKAQDSDKICVVIDLDETLVHSSFKVYVLKRPHVDEFLQRMGELFECVLFTASLAKYADPVADLLDKWGAFRARLFRESCVFHRGNYVKDLSRLGRDLRRVLILDNSPASYVFHPDNAVPVASWFDNMSDTELHDLLPFFEQLSRVDDVYSVLRQPRPGS; encoded by the exons ATGGACAGCTCGGCAGTCATTACTCAGATCAGCAAGGAGGAAGCGCGGAGCCCGCTACGGAGCAAAG GTGACCAGAAGTCAGCAGCCTCTCAGAAGCCCCGGAGCCGGGGCATCCTCCACTCGCTCTTCTGCTGTGTCTGCCGGGATGACGGGGAGGCCCTGCCCGCCCACAGTGGGGCACCCCTGCTCGTGGAGGAGAATGGTGCCGTCCCCAAG GCCCCAGTCCAGTACCTGCTCCCTGAGGCCAAAGCCCAGGACTCGGACAAGATCTGCGTGGTCATCGACCTGGACGAGACCCTGGTGCACAGTTCCTTCAAG GTCTACGTGCTGAAGCGGCCCCACGTCGATGAGTTCCTGCAGCGGATGGGTGAGCTCTTCGAATGCGTGCTGTTCACCGCCAGCCTGGCCAAG taCGCAGACCCCGTAGCTGACCTGTTGGACAAGTGGGGGGCCTTCCGGGCGCGGCTGTTTCGGGAGTCGTGTGTCTTCCACCGGGGGAACTACGTGAAGGACCTAAGCCGACTGGGCCGAGACCTGCGTCGGGTGCTCATCCTGGACAACTCGCCCGCCTCCTATGTCTTCCATCCAGATAATGCC GTACCGGTGGCCTCGTGGTTCGACAACATGAGTGACACGGAGCTCCACGACCTCCTGCCCTTCTTCGAGCAGCTCAGCCGTGTGGACGACGTGTACTCAGTGCTCAGGCAGCCTCGGCCGGGCAGCTAG
- the CTDSP1 gene encoding carboxy-terminal domain RNA polymerase II polypeptide A small phosphatase 1 isoform X2 — MDSSAVITQISKEEARSPLRSKGDQKSAASQKPRSRGILHSLFCCVCRDDGEALPAHSGAPLLVEENGAVPKQAPVQYLLPEAKAQDSDKICVVIDLDETLVHSSFKPVNNADFIIPVEIDGVVHQVYVLKRPHVDEFLQRMGELFECVLFTASLAKYADPVADLLDKWGAFRARLFRESCVFHRGNYVKDLSRLGRDLRRVLILDNSPASYVFHPDNAVPVASWFDNMSDTELHDLLPFFEQLSRVDDVYSVLRQPRPGS; from the exons ATGGACAGCTCGGCAGTCATTACTCAGATCAGCAAGGAGGAAGCGCGGAGCCCGCTACGGAGCAAAG GTGACCAGAAGTCAGCAGCCTCTCAGAAGCCCCGGAGCCGGGGCATCCTCCACTCGCTCTTCTGCTGTGTCTGCCGGGATGACGGGGAGGCCCTGCCCGCCCACAGTGGGGCACCCCTGCTCGTGGAGGAGAATGGTGCCGTCCCCAAG CAGGCCCCAGTCCAGTACCTGCTCCCTGAGGCCAAAGCCCAGGACTCGGACAAGATCTGCGTGGTCATCGACCTGGACGAGACCCTGGTGCACAGTTCCTTCAAG CCAGTGAACAATGCTGACTTCATCATTCCTGTGGAGATTGATGGGGTGGTCCAccag GTCTACGTGCTGAAGCGGCCCCACGTCGATGAGTTCCTGCAGCGGATGGGTGAGCTCTTCGAATGCGTGCTGTTCACCGCCAGCCTGGCCAAG taCGCAGACCCCGTAGCTGACCTGTTGGACAAGTGGGGGGCCTTCCGGGCGCGGCTGTTTCGGGAGTCGTGTGTCTTCCACCGGGGGAACTACGTGAAGGACCTAAGCCGACTGGGCCGAGACCTGCGTCGGGTGCTCATCCTGGACAACTCGCCCGCCTCCTATGTCTTCCATCCAGATAATGCC GTACCGGTGGCCTCGTGGTTCGACAACATGAGTGACACGGAGCTCCACGACCTCCTGCCCTTCTTCGAGCAGCTCAGCCGTGTGGACGACGTGTACTCAGTGCTCAGGCAGCCTCGGCCGGGCAGCTAG